A genomic window from Flavobacterium sp. I3-2 includes:
- a CDS encoding HpaA family protein yields MENTIHKKWIVYNTEIITDKIGWNVVIDSYILDFEDSKKLYIKDIGEKQIESIEYLIKKDVILNSNEERIYLIKKLEENLLILEDIMSNTFVYLYPLQENQLNIDSENLFNYLLNKEWMKEENSIVFLNEKYLIADEIETDYKIFFEENNQIKMKNTGFWRIDNYKSIFLIELYSQKSKHKAIYQILKLDKDSLIAISKDKNGNELLIKWNSIKTN; encoded by the coding sequence ATGGAAAATACTATTCATAAGAAATGGATTGTTTATAATACTGAAATTATAACTGACAAAATTGGCTGGAATGTCGTCATAGATAGTTATATATTAGACTTTGAAGATTCTAAAAAATTATACATTAAAGATATTGGTGAAAAGCAAATTGAATCTATAGAATATTTAATTAAAAAAGATGTAATCTTGAATTCAAATGAGGAAAGAATTTATTTAATAAAAAAATTAGAAGAAAATTTATTAATTTTAGAAGACATAATGAGTAATACATTTGTGTACCTTTATCCATTACAGGAAAATCAACTAAATATTGATTCAGAAAATTTATTTAACTATTTATTAAATAAAGAATGGATGAAAGAAGAAAACTCAATAGTTTTCTTAAATGAAAAATATTTAATTGCCGATGAAATAGAAACTGATTACAAAATTTTTTTTGAAGAAAATAATCAAATTAAAATGAAAAACACAGGATTTTGGCGAATTGATAATTATAAAAGCATTTTTTTAATTGAACTTTATAGTCAAAAATCAAAGCATAAAGCCATTTATCAAATATTGAAACTTGATAAAGATTCATTAATTGCTATTTCAAAAGATAAAAATGGTAATGAATTATTAATTAAATGGAATTCAATTAAAACCAACTAA
- a CDS encoding holin → MIIEILNKNYDAIVMQLAVVVLAWIIVVASIGIDLHFGIKKSRELGVFKTHSYGLRKTSEKVVQYLAFMMFMLFIDVLNPIWAYLSFPALPLLSIFGAIVLVYTEWKSVREKADEKFRYAIKNNPIDIINFIRENRELIDELRNLKNEENEK, encoded by the coding sequence ATGATAATAGAAATTTTAAACAAAAATTACGATGCTATCGTAATGCAGCTGGCCGTTGTGGTGTTGGCTTGGATAATCGTAGTTGCATCAATCGGAATCGATTTACATTTTGGAATTAAAAAAAGTAGAGAGCTTGGTGTTTTCAAAACGCATTCTTACGGTTTGCGTAAAACATCCGAAAAGGTTGTTCAATATCTAGCCTTTATGATGTTTATGCTTTTTATTGATGTCTTAAATCCGATTTGGGCATATTTAAGTTTTCCTGCATTGCCTTTGTTATCAATTTTTGGAGCTATTGTTTTGGTTTATACTGAATGGAAATCCGTGCGAGAAAAAGCAGATGAGAAGTTTCGTTATGCTATAAAAAACAATCCGATTGACATCATCAATTTCATTCGTGAAAATAGAGAATTGATTGATGAATTAAGAAATTTAAAAAATGAAGAAAATGAAAAATAG
- a CDS encoding T9SS type A sorting domain-containing protein yields MIKKLLVLLALGQFYSASSQVIEDFENGPNIIPVSDFRNQNNQVFSIVNCNISPQFGMPIFPTPGVNLNNEKATIVVDGTNEPILAQYNIFQNVVSSNGNKYALRLNDIDTPGQDITSYKKKFKAKEPYLSFEYLSVLDSDFNGHGIDRQPFFTARLLDINQNIIPNTQFCLIAEPNDPLLINQNGHLFFTKGWYCHTINIPNQYIGQTIFVEFIAADCGKGGDKGVTYIDNIVNKNTCEEPPYGSIALDYQEYPCPDEKFKVCGTYSMPWGTQLDSIFLEIKQNGIVVNTLDANSLIHFANGTFCFIVSPNDFGNLSGNFEFNVIANFIAGNGFVYTLSYESTFDGPDVKCEEVECQPMQTYIDFDNDTISWNSTDGPFEFEAIGDLVCCPGRIPHYSGNGITGIVFNYTTNQNSISFYDLIGVVGAKCLKFRMRSQCSEWTDWCCITSDGPGPNDGQYEITTPGLSFHCENVLVMPIMPQNRPIIAVHPNPTSSKLTINNSTSKTFIIYNYQQKEVFRKSISEIEEVVELNLDNLEKGIYILKLDDGSDYKIIKE; encoded by the coding sequence ATGATTAAAAAATTACTTGTGCTTTTAGCACTTGGGCAATTCTATTCGGCAAGCTCGCAGGTAATAGAAGATTTTGAAAACGGTCCAAATATCATTCCTGTTTCTGACTTTAGAAATCAAAACAATCAAGTTTTTAGTATTGTTAATTGCAATATTTCCCCCCAGTTTGGAATGCCGATTTTTCCAACTCCTGGAGTAAATTTAAATAACGAAAAAGCAACAATTGTAGTTGATGGTACCAATGAACCAATACTAGCACAATATAATATTTTTCAGAATGTTGTTAGTTCAAATGGAAATAAGTATGCATTACGCCTAAATGATATTGATACTCCGGGACAAGATATAACATCATACAAAAAAAAATTTAAAGCTAAAGAACCATATTTGAGTTTTGAATATTTATCAGTATTAGATTCAGATTTTAATGGACATGGAATTGATAGACAACCATTTTTCACGGCTAGACTTTTAGATATTAATCAAAATATTATACCTAATACGCAATTTTGCTTAATAGCTGAACCTAACGACCCTTTGTTGATAAATCAAAACGGACATCTATTTTTTACTAAAGGATGGTACTGTCATACTATAAATATTCCTAATCAATATATAGGTCAAACAATTTTTGTAGAATTTATAGCTGCTGACTGTGGTAAAGGCGGAGACAAAGGTGTAACGTATATAGATAATATTGTAAATAAAAATACTTGTGAAGAACCACCTTATGGCTCTATTGCATTAGATTATCAGGAGTATCCTTGCCCTGATGAAAAATTTAAGGTTTGTGGAACATATTCAATGCCTTGGGGGACACAACTAGATTCAATATTCTTAGAAATTAAACAAAATGGTATCGTAGTTAATACCTTAGATGCAAATTCATTAATACATTTCGCTAACGGAACATTTTGTTTTATAGTTTCCCCTAATGATTTTGGAAATCTATCGGGCAATTTTGAATTTAATGTAATTGCAAATTTTATAGCTGGTAACGGATTTGTTTATACTTTATCATATGAATCTACATTTGATGGACCTGATGTAAAATGTGAAGAGGTTGAATGCCAGCCAATGCAAACATATATCGATTTTGATAATGATACTATTTCTTGGAATAGTACAGATGGACCATTTGAATTTGAAGCTATTGGTGATTTAGTTTGCTGCCCAGGAAGAATACCTCATTACTCTGGAAATGGAATCACAGGTATTGTATTCAATTATACTACAAATCAAAATTCAATTTCATTCTATGATCTTATTGGAGTAGTTGGAGCTAAATGTTTGAAGTTTAGAATGAGATCGCAATGCTCTGAATGGACTGATTGGTGTTGTATCACATCTGATGGCCCAGGTCCTAATGATGGACAATATGAAATTACAACTCCTGGGTTATCATTCCATTGCGAAAATGTATTAGTAATGCCAATCATGCCACAAAATAGACCAATAATTGCTGTACATCCAAATCCAACAAGTAGTAAATTGACTATAAATAATTCTACAAGTAAAACTTTCATTATCTACAACTATCAACAAAAAGAAGTTTTCAGAAAATCTATTTCTGAAATTGAAGAAGTAGTTGAACTTAATTTAGACAATCTTGAAAAAGGAATTTACATTCTTAAACTTGACGATGGAAGTGATTATAAAATTATAAAAGAATAA
- a CDS encoding N-acetylmuramoyl-L-alanine amidase: MKNRLILLDNGHGIETAGKRSPILQDGSQLFEYEFNRDIVRRIAKALDKEQIDYVILVPELKDVSLAERVKRANAHHAKCGKHTCLISVHSNAGGGTGFEVFTSVGQTKSDEFAQIMFDAFKKEFPEQKMRSDRVDGDDDKESNFYILKNTNCPAMLTESFFMDHLQDLKILMSEYGRSRIAKAHVEAIKKIIKL; encoded by the coding sequence ATGAAAAATAGATTAATTCTACTTGATAACGGGCATGGTATTGAAACCGCTGGGAAACGTTCGCCTATATTACAAGATGGTTCTCAACTGTTTGAATATGAATTTAACCGTGATATTGTAAGACGAATCGCAAAAGCATTAGATAAAGAACAAATTGATTATGTGATTCTCGTTCCCGAATTAAAAGACGTTTCGCTTGCTGAGCGTGTAAAACGTGCGAATGCTCATCACGCTAAATGTGGAAAACATACTTGTCTGATTTCTGTTCACTCAAACGCTGGAGGCGGGACTGGGTTCGAGGTTTTTACCTCGGTTGGTCAAACCAAATCAGATGAATTCGCACAGATTATGTTTGATGCGTTTAAAAAGGAATTTCCTGAACAAAAAATGCGAAGTGATAGAGTTGATGGTGATGATGACAAAGAATCTAATTTCTACATCTTAAAAAATACAAATTGTCCGGCAATGCTTACAGAATCTTTTTTTATGGACCATCTTCAAGATCTAAAAATTTTGATGTCTGAATATGGGCGTTCGAGAATAGCTAAAGCTCATGTTGAAGCAATTAAAAAAATCATTAAACTTTAA
- a CDS encoding pyocin knob domain-containing protein, translated as MPEEILKPIHYVNGDLEVSGSVKIKEVENGAGSIVIYDEETKELKKRTGAQIIEDLNLAEAFEVKPETITKTSTNQKNETGHTHELGQDVKNDIAKGVEAQGWGNHAQAGYLKTETDPVYVASISSQMMIKGDILINSDLNIFNTTTGIFICSTNVVAASLTNCPTVMAFSLEVIGYGAGKVFQRITDHSLNKIYIRNWGGASWSAWKTTALSSDIKDWIPYEGANKMVNLGRQVSQSGEMRLLDKFSTSVNTASEYFLSIGENKFIIFKLTNKIFSANTRYLIEIKGRENFSDLVPLNLTITGRYGSDIRAVSSDQGIKVIYYEDDLTGYIAVETRGQYGYFAIKAVNSNIIDSTIKANSLDTSDKLNVVNAPIDVVALRSWANSNFALISQTYTKNQVNDLLAPKLDIEDLNGFVNNVTYNSSNHKITFFKQNAPNIEVDLPIESLIKNASLDGNNLVFTFEDNTTVSVPLNTLLVGVVKEVNGKVPNSQGVITLEIADIPSLSSALDGKSNIRLSNVASDLNPTEKSTFRNKVGAGTVNSVSITLPEGLVAGTMSITDTGTFDVAFAQGYQLLTTAEQLTWNKVTEEAVRTSGDQEIYGSKTAMEDWMFNKPITIADGFEDSHSVSIRQLGQKADKNLDNLQDTLTTLQTDVIKEKLKIDNFQNTGRVIPLVISSEFTDVLTSIPEVTVENAVTYRRNRTLIVSVTLKNSSIADTDVVTGNSIVKLFDLPQLIINRLQSEIRDVIPHIKMTSTDIYSTATNKMIVDFEDFSIKQPFRLTLRSRSVTTFYAAFECLNM; from the coding sequence ATGCCAGAAGAAATTCTAAAACCGATTCATTATGTAAATGGCGATCTCGAAGTTTCGGGTTCGGTAAAAATCAAAGAAGTTGAAAATGGTGCTGGTTCTATCGTAATTTACGATGAAGAGACAAAAGAACTTAAAAAGCGAACAGGTGCTCAAATTATTGAGGATTTAAATCTTGCGGAAGCGTTTGAAGTTAAACCTGAAACCATCACAAAAACATCGACCAATCAAAAAAATGAAACGGGACATACCCACGAGCTTGGACAAGATGTTAAGAATGATATAGCTAAGGGAGTAGAAGCTCAAGGTTGGGGAAATCATGCTCAGGCTGGTTATTTAAAAACTGAGACCGACCCAGTATATGTTGCCTCGATATCTAGTCAGATGATGATTAAAGGTGATATACTAATCAATTCTGATTTAAATATCTTCAACACAACGACAGGGATTTTCATATGTTCTACAAATGTAGTAGCAGCGAGTTTAACAAATTGTCCAACTGTAATGGCGTTTTCACTTGAGGTTATTGGATATGGTGCAGGAAAGGTTTTTCAAAGAATTACAGACCACAGTCTTAATAAAATTTATATAAGAAATTGGGGAGGTGCTTCTTGGTCAGCATGGAAAACTACAGCCCTATCGTCAGATATAAAAGATTGGATTCCATATGAAGGAGCAAATAAAATGGTGAATTTAGGAAGACAAGTTTCTCAATCTGGAGAAATGAGACTTTTAGATAAATTTTCGACAAGTGTTAATACAGCTTCTGAGTATTTTCTATCAATCGGTGAAAATAAATTTATAATTTTTAAATTAACTAATAAGATTTTTTCTGCTAATACTCGATATTTAATAGAGATTAAAGGAAGAGAGAATTTTTCAGATTTAGTTCCGCTTAATTTAACAATTACTGGGCGTTACGGCAGTGATATCAGAGCTGTTTCTTCGGATCAAGGTATTAAGGTTATCTATTATGAAGATGATCTTACTGGATATATTGCTGTAGAAACAAGAGGTCAATATGGATATTTTGCGATAAAGGCTGTCAACTCTAATATTATTGATTCAACAATCAAAGCGAATAGTTTAGATACATCTGACAAATTAAATGTTGTAAATGCACCTATAGATGTTGTGGCATTACGCTCGTGGGCAAATTCAAACTTTGCTTTAATCTCTCAAACCTATACCAAAAACCAAGTTAACGATTTACTAGCTCCAAAGTTAGATATCGAAGATTTGAACGGTTTTGTGAATAATGTAACTTACAACAGTTCGAACCATAAAATCACATTTTTTAAGCAAAATGCACCAAATATTGAGGTTGATTTACCAATCGAAAGTTTAATTAAGAACGCTTCTTTAGATGGAAACAATCTTGTTTTTACCTTCGAGGATAACACAACGGTTTCAGTTCCGTTGAATACTCTTTTAGTTGGTGTTGTTAAAGAGGTTAACGGAAAAGTTCCGAACAGTCAAGGTGTAATTACTCTTGAAATAGCTGATATTCCGAGTTTGTCAAGCGCTTTGGATGGAAAGTCAAATATTCGTTTATCGAATGTAGCTTCTGATTTAAATCCAACAGAAAAATCGACATTCAGAAATAAAGTTGGTGCTGGAACGGTAAATTCGGTTTCTATCACATTACCTGAAGGTCTTGTTGCTGGTACAATGTCAATAACCGATACAGGAACATTTGACGTAGCATTTGCTCAAGGCTATCAATTACTTACAACAGCTGAACAACTTACTTGGAATAAGGTGACTGAAGAAGCAGTTAGAACTAGTGGTGATCAAGAAATTTACGGTAGTAAAACAGCAATGGAAGATTGGATGTTTAACAAGCCTATTACTATTGCAGATGGTTTCGAAGATAGTCACTCAGTTTCGATTCGACAGTTAGGTCAAAAAGCAGACAAGAATCTTGATAACCTTCAAGATACCTTAACTACTCTACAGACCGATGTAATTAAAGAGAAGTTGAAGATTGATAATTTTCAAAATACAGGACGTGTTATTCCGTTAGTTATTTCTTCTGAGTTTACAGATGTTTTAACATCAATTCCAGAGGTTACTGTTGAAAATGCAGTAACATATAGACGTAATAGAACGTTAATTGTTTCTGTTACGTTGAAGAACTCATCAATTGCTGATACTGATGTTGTAACTGGAAATTCAATAGTTAAGTTGTTTGATTTACCGCAATTGATTATTAATAGATTGCAATCAGAGATCAGAGATGTAATTCCGCATATCAAAATGACTTCTACTGATATTTACTCGACAGCAACTAATAAAATGATTGTAGATTTTGAAGATTTTTCAATAAAACAACCATTTAGATTGACTCTTAGGAGTCGTTCAGTTACTACTTTCTATGCTGCATTTGAGTGTTTGAATATGTAA
- a CDS encoding HIRAN domain-containing protein → MKVKIISALSIFTGMLCLFFIDQWVLNLISFFLISAGIVGLIKYRNEHKNQFYLKDKKVLENLNKNYDTYAEIEFPIKGMYNTNAKKLLDEHSITLGTRLEVKPEPDNRHDKNAMIVSYNSEKIGYVDKESALQVKHLYTKGYKICYVDKIMNYENDYFVLVQMPFM, encoded by the coding sequence ATGAAAGTAAAAATAATAAGCGCTCTGTCCATTTTTACAGGAATGCTTTGCTTGTTTTTTATTGACCAGTGGGTATTGAATTTGATTTCTTTTTTTTTAATCTCGGCTGGTATTGTTGGATTGATTAAATACAGAAATGAGCATAAAAATCAATTCTATTTAAAGGATAAAAAAGTTTTAGAAAACTTAAATAAAAATTATGATACATATGCTGAAATAGAATTTCCAATTAAAGGTATGTATAATACCAATGCTAAAAAATTGTTAGATGAGCATTCTATTACTCTAGGTACACGTTTAGAAGTTAAGCCAGAACCTGACAATAGACATGATAAAAACGCAATGATTGTCTCGTATAATTCTGAGAAAATAGGATATGTGGACAAAGAAAGTGCATTACAAGTTAAACACCTGTATACTAAAGGTTATAAAATTTGCTATGTAGATAAAATAATGAATTACGAGAATGATTACTTTGTTTTAGTACAAATGCCTTTCATGTAA